Part of the Alkalispirochaeta americana genome is shown below.
CACACGCTTCCGGGCGTTCCTCCCCCACGACTGCGTCGCACAATGTCGATCCCGCGACGATGGGTCTGCTCCTGGCTCTGTGTCTCCCTCAGGCCTTTCTCCGCCGTCGCCTTATTTTTTGGGTTGTTGTTCAAGAATTCTGGCCGCCTTGCGGCACCAGGCTGCCGCAACCGGGTGCTCCACTGCAATTCCTCGGGCCGGCACGCACTCCGTCCAAAGCACCACCTGACCCACCCCCGACTCACTCTTCCTGCGGGGGCCGCTTCCGGCTCACTGCCCCTCGCCGGCGGCCCCCGCCCGGCCCTGCGGGATTTCCGCTCCGCCCCCTGGCGGGGGAGAAGGCCCAATCTTTTTCCAGGAGAAGCGAGGTGGCAAACAAATCCCTCACGATCAAACGACGGGGCGAGAAACTGGCGATTCTATCCTCCATTTCCCATCTGAATCATTCTCTCTGTCCTTCGAGTTTCGATGTACCAGGCCGTATCCACTCATCGTCGTAGTGGAGACGATACTCCATGTACATGTCGGTTATTGTTGCATCTTCAAGATGAGGATGCTCACCCAACGCTTTATACAACCGCTGGATCAGTTCGTTTTCTTCAGGCGCCTGTTGCACAATCTCAACTAACTCGGCGTATTCATACTCCACTGTGTGCGTCATCAGATATATAAAAATTTGACTCGCTACAGAACTTTTCTTCAGCCTGGCCCGCATCTCCATGAGTCCATGAAACGGATTCGTTTCAGGATCATGTCCCTCGGGCAGGGAAAATTCAAACGTGAAGTGGACGCGCAAATTCAGGCCGTGCAATTCTTTTGAAACTGTTGGAGCGAACTCATAACCACTCAGCTCGATAATATGTTGAGAATTCACCGTCAGAGAAGAAACCAAGGGAAAAAGAAGAACTAGGAAAACCTTTTTCACCATAAATCATTCCGGATCAATCTCCGCCTCTTCTCTTCCATTGAATAAGACAGAATTAATCCTATCGTTCTCTCGCGTTGCACCTGATGCTCAAGAACCTTCTCCTGGATTTCCATCAGCATGTCGCGAACAGTCAGATTGCCTTCCCGCACGCGATAATACTGCTCCTCAATGTCATGCGGGGTCTCGGCCAGTCCCTGAACTGATCCGATGCTGTAGTACTCCAGACCTCCGTTTATCAGGGCAACACCAATCCATAACTCGTCCCATTGGCGACGACTCTGAAAGCCATTTAAAAAATGATACAGCTCGCTCAATAAAGTATCTATGCCGAAATTAATTCGCTCAAGCACATTCTCAGCGTTTACCATCTCTACTCTAAGTGCGGTAAACCGGTCCTCGGTCAGGCCAACCAGTGCGGGTGCTACTTCATCATACAATTGATCCTTCTCGGCCTGTGTAATTGGAGGAACTTGTACTTCAACGGTCTCCCGATATGCCTCATAGGTGGAGATCCACCTGATTGGACCCCACCCCTCCTGCTGTCCCGACGTCTGCAGGATCTGTGCCGGAGCTTTAATATGTCTGTCATGCATATTATACCGGTATCCAAGCATATCCAGCCAGCACCGCATCTGCTCAACCAGTTCCTGCAATTCTCCCTGCCTCATCTCAGGCAAGTCCGCGAGCAAGGCCGGTAGTTCCAGTCCTCTGAGTTCATCGACAAAATCTGACCTCATTCGGTCCTTCATCCCCCCAGTTACGCAGATCTCTTCCATGGTGAACTTGGTGTGTATCAATAGTCTGGCCGCATCCTCACGGGTATATGTCGCCATGTCTCCTCCGTTAAACTCGTCTCGATAAAGATTCGAACACCCGCAACATACTTCTATTGGAGTTTTCTTCTGTCATGATCTCTCCCAGCTCCGCAAGCTTCTTCTGAACTCTTTTCACCGCCTGGTCGACCCCTTCCTGATATTGTCTTTGTGTCAAAACCATCTCTTCTCCACATGCCCCAATGTAGCGGATCAACGGCTTTCCACCATGAACAGCCCGAAAGGCAGACATCGGGACTCCCGGAAGGCCATCCTCTCCATCCTCCGTTCTTCTTCCTGCATTTTCAGGGCGCGGGTCGGATGGTATCTGCCTTCCCTTGATTTCATTTCTCGATTGCTCATCCATAATGCGAGATGCTATGACCTCTGCCTCGATTTCCAGCTCGATTATCTCCTCGCGATAGAGCATTCTCTCCCCGCGATCATGCTGAATCGTGTGCTGTATCTCATGTGCAAGTAATTTCATTCCTTCGGCTGTGTATGGACGAAATTCCCCATGAGCAAAGTAGATATCATGACCCAGTGTTACTGCCGCAGCACCGGACGAACGAGCTAGGGAATCTGCATTTTTTCCGGTATGAATCCGCACCTTCGATAGATCGTAATCGAAGCGACGCTCGTATTCCTCTTTTATTCCGGTCTCCAAAGGGAAGACTCGGTCTTCATCCTGGAATGCTATCACCGGATACTTTGTGGAGTCCCGTTCAATTCCACACCCTGCTATCCCGTCACGGTTTTCTCTATACGCAGCAATTGCCTCACTGAGAAGGCATTGGAACTTGTGTAATGCAACCGGCATTTCCACCCCTCCTAATAATCCTGC
Proteins encoded:
- a CDS encoding eCIS core domain-containing protein, with the protein product MPVALHKFQCLLSEAIAAYRENRDGIAGCGIERDSTKYPVIAFQDEDRVFPLETGIKEEYERRFDYDLSKVRIHTGKNADSLARSSGAAAVTLGHDIYFAHGEFRPYTAEGMKLLAHEIQHTIQHDRGERMLYREEIIELEIEAEVIASRIMDEQSRNEIKGRQIPSDPRPENAGRRTEDGEDGLPGVPMSAFRAVHGGKPLIRYIGACGEEMVLTQRQYQEGVDQAVKRVQKKLAELGEIMTEENSNRSMLRVFESLSRRV